GGACGTGAAACATGGGAAATTGAATAATGGGTTGACCTATTTTATTTGTAAAAATAACGAACCGGCAGGGCAAGCTAACTTTTACATCATCCAGAACGTGGGTGCGCTCATGGAAAATGATGCCCAGAACGGGTTGGCCCATTTTTTGGAACACATGGCTTTCAACGGGACGGAGAACTTTCCCGGTAACTCGATTTCTGAAATCCTGAAAAAGTACGGTGTGAGCATGAATGCACACGTTAATGCACAGACCGGGCATAATGAAACTGTGTATTACTTGGCAGGAATTCCCACCAAAGAAGAGGGATTAATTGATACTTGCTTGTTAGTACTTCATGACTGGTCACGTTATATTGCTTTTGATGAAAAGACGATCGACAAGGAACGGAAAGTTATTATCGAAGAGGAGCGGACAAGAATGGATGTGGGTGAGCGATTGAGAGCCAAGACTATGCCTGTGATGCTGAAAGGTTCAAAATACGTGAAACACAACATCATCGGGGATATGGATGTGATTCGGAATTTTAAACCGCAGATGCTGATCGATTATTACAACGAGTGGTATCGTCCGGATTTGCAGGCCATTGTCGTGGTGGGAGATTTTGACATGGAAAGAATGGAAAAGAAAGTGATTGACTTATTTTCCCAGATTCCTGCCGTGAAAAATCCTACTCCACGACCTTTCTATCCTGTACCATTGAAAGGGGATGTTTCTTATTCGTTAGTTCTTGATAAAGATGTCCCTTACTCTTTTGTTTCTTTGAATATTCTTTTGGAGACGACAAAACCGGAGTTGAAAAATCACGGGTATATGAAGGAGGCTTTGGTGGAAGCTTTGTATAGTTTGATGTTCCAAAGCCGGATGGCTAAACTGACACAACAGAAGAATACGCCTTGTCTGGCTGCCGATAGCCGGATGAATGCTTTAGTACGGGGTTACCGGGTTTACGCTATTTCCACGACAGCCGCTCTAAACCAAGAAGATAAGGCGTTAGAGTTAGTGTATAAAGAAAACGAACGCTTAAAAAAATTCGGTTTCACGGAAACGGAATTAACGGATGCAAAAAAGTTGTTACTGGCCAGTTTTGACAATCTTTACAAGGATAAAGGTAAACTTTCAAGCGGTCAGATTGCCGCGGAACTTCAATCTTATTTCCTGGAGAACGAACCGGCCCCGGGTTTGGAGTACTATTATCGTTTTGTCCAAACCGTTATTCCCCAGATCACGGTGGAGGAAGTTTCTGCCAAGGCGAAAGAGTGGATCACCCGTGATAACATGGTCATTTCGATTGCTGGGCCTAAAAATGCAATTCATCTTACCAAGGGAGAGGTACTGAATGTGTTGAAACGAGTCGAGAAAATGAATTTAGAACCTTACGAGAAGGAGGAAACGACTGCCGGGGAATTAATGATCGGAAAACTGGCAGGGGGAAAGATCATAGAAGAGAAAGAATTACCAACATTGAATGCGAGGGAGTGGGTGTTGGATAATGGTGCCCGTGTCTTGTTCCGGAAAGCAAATTACGAGAAAAATCAAGTGGAGGTAATGGCCTATAGTAAAGGGGGAGCCTCTTTGTATAGTAAAGATATGCTTCCGTCTGCCATGATGTTAGGTTCTTTCATGCCGACTTATGGAATTGGCAACCTTAGCATGAAAGAGTTACAACAATATCTTGAAGGTAAAAACGTGAGATTCCGGGTAAGCGTGGACCCTTTGTCGGAGTCTGTTCTGGGATCAGCCACTCCTCAAACCTTGGAGATATTGATGCAGTTGATTTATCTCGGTTTTGAAAAGCCACGGTTCGATAAAGTAACACACGAACTGATGATGCAACAAGCGAGAGCCTCGTTGCAAACATCACGGGTGAATGATTCCTTGCAGATGATCATGAATAATTATAATCCGAGAATCGTCTTGTATAATCAGGACTTTCTGGATCAGGTTTCGTTGGAGAAAATAGAACGGATTTACCGGGATCGTATACAAGATGCCAGTGATTTTACTTTCTTCATCGTGGGAGACGTGGAGGCGGAACAAGTTCAACCGTTGGTAGAAAAATATATCGGTTCGATTAAATCGACTTACCGGAAGGAAAACTGGAAGGATAACGGGGTTCGTTGTCCGCAAGGTGTTACCCGGAAAGTAATCGAGTTGGATGGAGAGAAAGCAAAAGCGACGGAAATTGCCATTTATTCCAAGGAAATGCCCTATACCGTGAAGGATAATATTTATTTGGGGATTTTGAAATCAATCCTCAATGCACGTTGCCTGCAAAGTATTCGGGAAGATGCCGGGGGAACCTATAATATTGATGTGCAAGGCTCGGCGGAGCGGGAACCGTATAACGTGTACAATCTAAGTATCAGTTTTGATTGTGACCCGGCTCGTTTGGATGAATTGAGGTCCATCCTTTTCAACGTGATAGAGAAAATGGTGAAAGAGGGACCCCGGCAGGATGAACTCGTGCAGCTTGTGATTGCTATCCGGGACGCTTACAACGAGACGATGCAACACAATCCTTTTTGGATGAATGCCCTGATGATGCAAGCGCTCTATGATTTGGATATTACTGATCCTAAGAATCAGAACGATATACTTGATTATGTTACTCCCGGGGATATTCAAGAATTTGCACGACGTTTATTCGAAAATGCCAATTTGATGGATATATCTTTCGTGACGAGAGTGAAGTGAAATCGGCTGTTAGTTGAGTGTGGGGGACGGGACTTTTTGGCCCCGTCCTTTTTGTTTAAAACGGATACTGTGTTACCTTTGTCTTTCTAAAATTAAGCATAAAACGCATCTTATGGATATAAAATTACTAAGTCCCTCATGCTGGACTGATTACGAGCTAATTGATAGTGGTGCTTTCGAGAAATTGGAACGTTTCGGGCGTTATGTGATTGCCCGGCCGGAGCCGCAGGCGATATGGAATAAATCGCTTCCCGACGTGGAGTGGCAGCAACGGGCGGATGCTTATTTCAAGAAGGATAAGAAGAGCGAGGATCGTGGAGAATGGATTTGCAAACCTAAAATGCCACAGCAATGGTTCGTGAATTATCGGTACGGGGAGATGAATATTCGGATGCGTTTGGGATTGACTTCTTTCAAGCACGTGGGGATATTCCCGGAGCAGGCGGAGAATTGGAATTTTATATTCGATCAGGTGAAACGAATAGGTTCAGAGGCAAAAGTGCTAAACCTGTTTGCTTACACGGGGGGAGCTACTCTTGCGGCGAAGAGTGCCGGAGCGGATGTTACCCACGTGGATTCGGTAAAGCCGGTTGTTTCTTGGGCTAGGGAAAACATGGAAGCATCGAAATTGGATGGTGTTCGCTGGATCGTGGATGATGCTTTAAAATTTGTGCAAAGGGAAGTACGTCGGGGTAAAAAATATAACGGGATCATTCTGGACCCACCGGCTTACGGGCGCGGTGCGAATGGCGAGAAATGGGTATTGGAGGAAAATATTAACGAGTTGATCACCTTGTGTGGGCAATTGTTGGAAGGTTCCAATAGTTTCCTCGTGCTTAACCTGTATTCCATGGGACTCTCCGCACTGTTAGCCCGGAGTATCGTGCGACAGCTAGTCGGTGATTGTACCGGGGAACAATTCGGAGAGTTGTATTTTACCGATTCATACGGGAAATCGTTACCGTTAGGAGTTTATTATCGGTTGTGGCGTAAGTAGTGTGGTTTTATATTATTACTTTTGTATTTATAAAAGCAATAATATGACACAAAAGGATGCAATAAAGCTATTTGAAGAAAGAAAGATTCGTACAGTTTGGGATGAAGACCAAGAAAAGTGGTATTTTTCAGTTGTAGATATTGTTTCTGTATTGACAGATAGTGCTAATCCGACTGATTACTTGAAAAAAGTAAGAAAACGTGATTCCGAATTGGGATTGTTCATGGGGACAAATTGTCCCCAGGTAATGATGATGACCGAAACGGGTAAGAGGCGTAAAACACTTGCTGCAGATACGGAATCCCTTTTTCGAATTATTCAGTCGATCCCCTCTCCTAAAGCGGAACCTTTTAAATTGTGGATGGCACAAGTAGCTAAAGAGCGTCTGGATCAACTGGAGGATCCTGAGTTGTCGATCGAGCAAGCCTTGTTAGACTATAAACGATTGGGTTATTCGGATAATTGGATAAACCAACGTCTAAAAAGTATAGAAGTGCGAAAGGAGCTTACTGATGAATGGAAATGTCGGGGAGTGAAGGAAGGTGTACAATTTGCTGCATTGACAGATATAATAACGCAAGCTTGGGCTGGACTGACGACTCGAGAATATAAACAATTAAAGGGTTTAAAGAAAGAAAATCTTCGAGATAACATGACCAATATGGAGTTGATTTTGAATATGCTTGCAGAAGCGACGACAACCGAAATATCGAAAGAACGTGAACCGAAAACATTTGAAGAAAATCGACATATTGCGAATCAAGGAGGTCAAATCGCAGGTAATACTCGGAAAGAAATTGAAATTCAGACAGGTAAAAGTATAATTTCTCCATTAAATGCAAAAGATTATTTGCAACTTGGAAATTCGGAGAAGGATGATTAGTTTATTATTTGGACTGGATTAAAAATCGGCTTACTTGTGTGATAATAGACGGATCATATAAGAAAATAAAATCCTCATTTGGTGATTTGTGCTGATTTCCTTATCTTTGCACCCTCAATGAAAAATATTAAATCTAAAAAATAAAATAAATGGCAACAACGGCTGATTTTAGGAATGGATTATGTATCGTTTTCAAAGACGATTTATACAGAATTGTACAGTTTCAACACGTGAAACCCGGTAAAGGTCCCGCTTTCGTGAGAACGAAGATGCAGAACATCAAAACCGGTCGTACCTTGGAAAATACCTTTACTTCAGGAGTGAAGATTGATGTGGTGCGTATCGAGAGACGTCCGTATCAATTCCTGTATATGGAAGGAGAGGACTATATCATGATGCACACGGAATCTTTCGAGCAAATTCCTATCGCGAAAGATTTGATCAATGCTCCCCAGTTCTTGAAAGAGGGTGATGCTGTTGAAATGGTTGTACATGCCGACACGGAAACCCCGTTATATGTTGAATTGTTGCCGACTGTTGTTTTGGAAGTAACTTACACGGAACCGGGATTGAAAGGTGATACCGCTTCTTCTACGGCTTTGAAACCGGCAGAAGTAGAAACCGGTGCAAGAGTGATGGTTCCTCTTTTTATCAATACCGGTGAGAAAATTCGTATCAAAACGGAAGACGGTACTTACGTAGAACGTGTGAAAGAATAAAAAGATTGAGTGATTTATGATTGGCGATTCTGTGATTATATTCACTGAAAGAAATCACGGAATCGGCAATCGTGGAATCATGGAATAATATTAGATTTCAATTTCTCCTTGGGCCTCGACCTGGAGTTTTTGAATAACTTTTTCAGCGGAGTTTTGCTCCGCTTCTTTTTTTGATGCACCTATGCCTTGGGCCATGATGTCCTCGCCGATAGAGATTGTACAGACGAATTTAGAGCGACGGGCATTACTTTCAATCGTTTCGATATTCAGGTCAATCTTTTGTTTTTGGGCCCATTCAATCAGGCGGCTCTTGTAGTTTTTGTCAACGTACACGAGGTCTTCCAGGTTCACGTAGTGGGGGAAGATGTAATTCTCGATAAACGCTTTGGTTTTGTCGTATCCTTGATCCAGGTAGATGGCTCCTGTAAAAGCCTCGAATACATCACCGTAGATATGTTTGTTTTTGGAAATATCCGATTTGGCAATTACTTCCTCGCTCAACCCCATTTTGATGGCAATGATATTCAATGATTCGCGGCTCACGATCTTGGAGCGTAAGCGGGTCATGAATCCCTCGTCCTTGTTGGGGAAAAATTTGTACAGGATTTCAGCGACAATAGCTCCCAACACGGCATCGCCCAAGAATTCGAGACGCTCGTAATTCAAGACGGTTCCGCTTTTCGTGTATCTGGACGCCGATTTATGTAACAATGCCAAGGTGTATAAACCTTTGTTACCGGGAACAAATCCCCATTCCGAAATAGACAATCCATAAAACTTTTCCTTCCTGTGAAGGTAAAGTTTTATGGATTGAATTATTTTACTAATCACTTCCCCAAAATTTTAGTTAGTGATTACTTTTTGAATACAACGCAAGCATTGTGTCCTCCGAAACCGAAAGTGTTACTGATGGCTACATTGATTTCTTTCTCTTGAGCCTTATTGAACGTGAAATTCAGCTTGGGATCCAGTTCCGGATCAAGGTTGCTGAAATTAATGGTAGGGGGTACAATGTTGTTTTTCACAGCCAGAACACAAGCGATCGCTTCTAAGGCACCGGCGGCACCTAGTAAATGTCCTGTCATTGATTTGGTGGAACTGATGTTCAGATCATAAGCGTGTTCACCAAATGCTCTCTGAATGGCCTTAGGTTCTGCCACATCTCCGAGTCCGGTAGACGTTCCGTGAACATTGATATAATCAACGTCTTTCGGGGTCAGTCCGGCGTCTTCCAACGCGAGTAACATAACATCGGCTGCACCTTCTCCTTCCGGGTCCGGGGCTGTCATGTGGTAAGCATCGCAATTGGCTCCGCCTCCCGCGAGTTCCGCGTAGATGTGAGCACCTCTTTTTACTGCATGTTCGTACTCTTCTACGACTAAGCAAGCACCGCCCTCGCCGATAACGAATCCGTCACGGTCAACGTCGAAAGGACGCGAGGCTGTTTTCGGGTCATCATTACGAGTGGATAAAGCTTTCATGGAATTGAAACCACCTACACCCGGGGGGGTGATGGCTGCTTCAGATCCACCGGCAAGTATCACGTCTGCTTTTCCTAATCGGATCAGATTTAATGCATCTACTAACGAGTGTGCGGATGATGCACAGGCTGAAACCGTCGTGTAGTTCGGACCCTTTAGGCCTTCTTCTATGGCGATCATGGCTCCACCCATGTTGGCAATCATCTTGGGTATAAAGAACGGGTTGAATCTGGGAGTTCCGTCTCCTAATGCAAAAGTTTTGCATTCTTCGTAGAACGTATCCAAACCACCGATACCTGCACCCCAGATTACACCGATTCTCTTTCTGTCCTCTTGCGAGAAATCGAGTCCGGCATCTTTTACGGCCTCCCTGGAACAAATCAGGGCAAATTGGCTGTAAAGATCCATTTTACGGACTTCTTTCTTGTCGAAATATTCCGTGGGCTCGTAGTTTTTAACTTCGCAAGCAAATTGCGTGCG
The window above is part of the Butyricimonas paravirosa genome. Proteins encoded here:
- a CDS encoding Bro-N domain-containing protein — translated: MTQKDAIKLFEERKIRTVWDEDQEKWYFSVVDIVSVLTDSANPTDYLKKVRKRDSELGLFMGTNCPQVMMMTETGKRRKTLAADTESLFRIIQSIPSPKAEPFKLWMAQVAKERLDQLEDPELSIEQALLDYKRLGYSDNWINQRLKSIEVRKELTDEWKCRGVKEGVQFAALTDIITQAWAGLTTREYKQLKGLKKENLRDNMTNMELILNMLAEATTTEISKEREPKTFEENRHIANQGGQIAGNTRKEIEIQTGKSIISPLNAKDYLQLGNSEKDD
- a CDS encoding M16 family metallopeptidase, which gives rise to MRKIVLLLLLGFAQLYSNAQYKMDTPVPLNPDVKHGKLNNGLTYFICKNNEPAGQANFYIIQNVGALMENDAQNGLAHFLEHMAFNGTENFPGNSISEILKKYGVSMNAHVNAQTGHNETVYYLAGIPTKEEGLIDTCLLVLHDWSRYIAFDEKTIDKERKVIIEEERTRMDVGERLRAKTMPVMLKGSKYVKHNIIGDMDVIRNFKPQMLIDYYNEWYRPDLQAIVVVGDFDMERMEKKVIDLFSQIPAVKNPTPRPFYPVPLKGDVSYSLVLDKDVPYSFVSLNILLETTKPELKNHGYMKEALVEALYSLMFQSRMAKLTQQKNTPCLAADSRMNALVRGYRVYAISTTAALNQEDKALELVYKENERLKKFGFTETELTDAKKLLLASFDNLYKDKGKLSSGQIAAELQSYFLENEPAPGLEYYYRFVQTVIPQITVEEVSAKAKEWITRDNMVISIAGPKNAIHLTKGEVLNVLKRVEKMNLEPYEKEETTAGELMIGKLAGGKIIEEKELPTLNAREWVLDNGARVLFRKANYEKNQVEVMAYSKGGASLYSKDMLPSAMMLGSFMPTYGIGNLSMKELQQYLEGKNVRFRVSVDPLSESVLGSATPQTLEILMQLIYLGFEKPRFDKVTHELMMQQARASLQTSRVNDSLQMIMNNYNPRIVLYNQDFLDQVSLEKIERIYRDRIQDASDFTFFIVGDVEAEQVQPLVEKYIGSIKSTYRKENWKDNGVRCPQGVTRKVIELDGEKAKATEIAIYSKEMPYTVKDNIYLGILKSILNARCLQSIREDAGGTYNIDVQGSAEREPYNVYNLSISFDCDPARLDELRSILFNVIEKMVKEGPRQDELVQLVIAIRDAYNETMQHNPFWMNALMMQALYDLDITDPKNQNDILDYVTPGDIQEFARRLFENANLMDISFVTRVK
- the rnc gene encoding ribonuclease III, yielding MISKIIQSIKLYLHRKEKFYGLSISEWGFVPGNKGLYTLALLHKSASRYTKSGTVLNYERLEFLGDAVLGAIVAEILYKFFPNKDEGFMTRLRSKIVSRESLNIIAIKMGLSEEVIAKSDISKNKHIYGDVFEAFTGAIYLDQGYDKTKAFIENYIFPHYVNLEDLVYVDKNYKSRLIEWAQKQKIDLNIETIESNARRSKFVCTISIGEDIMAQGIGASKKEAEQNSAEKVIQKLQVEAQGEIEI
- the efp gene encoding elongation factor P, whose protein sequence is MATTADFRNGLCIVFKDDLYRIVQFQHVKPGKGPAFVRTKMQNIKTGRTLENTFTSGVKIDVVRIERRPYQFLYMEGEDYIMMHTESFEQIPIAKDLINAPQFLKEGDAVEMVVHADTETPLYVELLPTVVLEVTYTEPGLKGDTASSTALKPAEVETGARVMVPLFINTGEKIRIKTEDGTYVERVKE
- a CDS encoding class I SAM-dependent methyltransferase, which gives rise to MDIKLLSPSCWTDYELIDSGAFEKLERFGRYVIARPEPQAIWNKSLPDVEWQQRADAYFKKDKKSEDRGEWICKPKMPQQWFVNYRYGEMNIRMRLGLTSFKHVGIFPEQAENWNFIFDQVKRIGSEAKVLNLFAYTGGATLAAKSAGADVTHVDSVKPVVSWARENMEASKLDGVRWIVDDALKFVQREVRRGKKYNGIILDPPAYGRGANGEKWVLEENINELITLCGQLLEGSNSFLVLNLYSMGLSALLARSIVRQLVGDCTGEQFGELYFTDSYGKSLPLGVYYRLWRK
- the fabF gene encoding beta-ketoacyl-ACP synthase II, whose product is MNFKRVVITGLGTINPLGHNVAEFWENLKGGVSGAGPITRFDASKFRTQFACEVKNYEPTEYFDKKEVRKMDLYSQFALICSREAVKDAGLDFSQEDRKRIGVIWGAGIGGLDTFYEECKTFALGDGTPRFNPFFIPKMIANMGGAMIAIEEGLKGPNYTTVSACASSAHSLVDALNLIRLGKADVILAGGSEAAITPPGVGGFNSMKALSTRNDDPKTASRPFDVDRDGFVIGEGGACLVVEEYEHAVKRGAHIYAELAGGGANCDAYHMTAPDPEGEGAADVMLLALEDAGLTPKDVDYINVHGTSTGLGDVAEPKAIQRAFGEHAYDLNISSTKSMTGHLLGAAGALEAIACVLAVKNNIVPPTINFSNLDPELDPKLNFTFNKAQEKEINVAISNTFGFGGHNACVVFKK